A region of the Emcibacteraceae bacterium genome:
ATTCCTTATATGATATATCTATTCAAATTGTTTGTTATAGTCTTCTGATTTAAAAAAAGTGTATGAAAGTGTCAGTTCCTTGATCTCATCCACGTCCTCATCCTTATCGAATTCGGGATCAATATAGAAACTTACTGCCATATCCACTTCTTCACCCGGTTGCAGTGTCTGTTCTGTAAAACAAAAACATTGAACCTTGTTAAAATAATAAGCCGTTTTAAATGGTGTTACATTAAATGTTGCCACGCCGGTTACCGGTTTATCACTTTTGTTTATGGCTTTATAGAAAATTAGTGCTTCTTCACCAATTTTCACTTTTACTTTTCTCTGTTCCGGCTTGAAATACCAGGGCAGATTTCCATTAACATCCGCGTTAAACAGCACGGTAACTTCACGATCAAGAATTTTATTCTGGTCCGGTGCATATTCAGCTCTGTTTGTTGTCCCGCCTATGCCCGTTGCTGCACAGAATAATCTGTATAGAGGCACTGAAAAAGCGACTAGCATAACCATTACAAAAACTATGCCCAATGATAGGGCAAGAGCTTTAGTATGATTGGTTTGTTGTCTAGCCTGCATAGTCATTTCAAATCACCCCAAGCTTTGCAAGCGTGATGAAAAAAAACAACACAACAAG
Encoded here:
- a CDS encoding cytochrome c oxidase assembly protein, which produces MTMQARQQTNHTKALALSLGIVFVMVMLVAFSVPLYRLFCAATGIGGTTNRAEYAPDQNKILDREVTVLFNADVNGNLPWYFKPEQRKVKVKIGEEALIFYKAINKSDKPVTGVATFNVTPFKTAYYFNKVQCFCFTEQTLQPGEEVDMAVSFYIDPEFDKDEDVDEIKELTLSYTFFKSEDYNKQFE